From Cellulosimicrobium cellulans, the proteins below share one genomic window:
- a CDS encoding FtsK/SpoIIIE domain-containing protein, whose product MPAAPAPPSPVTGPAPAAPADESWLRVTVHPGTDVLLPPGARLGDVRAGLADLVCRPELRTAALLVDGVPVDDDQRCGTRPLLPGATVAVVSRGRRAVAGAAARTDDVLAAPLHVAVLAGGDAGRLVAVPDGAGRTRVDGLDLRRRVSRRGVRVRVRAPRGSRRVPDDAAVLVARPARAGRRVASWRAVRWRAGDALVTPQGVYALRPRPVLVHGPRTGPADPSSVDAAPGRPSTGLLATAAAPAVASLALAVTFRQPLYALLALAGPLALLVPALVEARRRRAARRTGRRDVPDRDGASPPGTDGSPATTPVDPLRPRPADALTWAAVARLAPATALPGTAPPGLGVGPGTAAATPVPRVRLPDGCVAVVGPRAAALAAARAVLGELLSTGSVPVVRHPPHAASDWAWCGWLSRASTVDSLETVRPPTGAATVLVVDGALPAGEPARAWERLGPAGTDLLLVLDDAARVPAWCRTVVDVTGPTAVVTGPDGARAVREHVGAGQDWAVALARRIAAAEHLGRIDGTDPAGRDPGDPTSPGLPADVALGQLLGLPTVPRDLTAWVDARWQDAARRDGSGLRAVLGVGSGGATVAVDLVRDGPHVLVAGTTGAGKSELLQTLVAGLALGRSPEELSFALVDFKGGASFGACGRLPHVVGTVTDLDPGLAGRALAGLRSELRRREHVLAAAGATSIDELPRGRLPRLVVVVDEFRALADDLPDLLPGLLRVAAQGRSLGVHLVLATQRPAGAVSTDVRANITLRLALRVVDVADSRDVVESPLAALVPASAPGRLVLRRGAEPPLAVQCARAGAPTPVPASGARAAPPWGVARGRARDALPAHDDGDAAGAGAPRPADDELPRIVAALREVAERAGLRPPPPPWLPALPDHVGPDDLADVAHDGEVRTGDLPEEPSDDPVRSGDGRFGLAEGAARSAVATLPVALGDLPDLQRRTVVRWDPRDGHLAVLGRARSGRTTALRALGWAAVDRGWTVHAVGSGLADLAAHPGTGTVVDRDDPRRLVRLLRLLAGHDDGQERPPGTDAVDGALLLVDDVDAVRSVLAGLAGGAGADALTDVLAGPVAVAVGCGGPTVAGLSSLVGVRAVLVSRDRHDDVSLGVPAALAGRGGPPGRAVWLGPGEPVLCQVALPAAPPPGPGPGRTTHPAARTGSGAPDRGARPGAFRLLPLPERVVPAELASLVPRPAASGPRAAGAGRLQIPVGRGGDVAGTVTLDVSRGALVVGPPGSGRTSALVLLARHLAREGVLAAVVARDETLAAAAGPPTIVVRRHAPADVGALLDAVAAGTRTTARESPQEKVPEDGPPAPPGVVVVDDLDVLVQLCVVEGERLAAACRDGLVLLASATTGGAASALRGPLADLRGVRTGVVLAPGERGSTEVFGGGLEWLAEPGRPRPGRGVLVQGARLAPVQLALPSADARPSRTSRDEPSGHQP is encoded by the coding sequence GTGCCAGCCGCCCCCGCCCCGCCGTCCCCCGTCACCGGCCCCGCCCCAGCCGCGCCGGCAGACGAGTCGTGGCTGCGGGTCACGGTGCACCCGGGCACGGACGTCCTGCTCCCTCCCGGGGCGCGCCTCGGCGACGTGCGCGCCGGCCTCGCCGACCTCGTGTGCCGCCCGGAGCTGCGCACCGCCGCCCTGCTCGTGGACGGCGTCCCGGTCGACGACGACCAGCGCTGCGGGACCCGCCCCCTGCTCCCCGGAGCGACGGTCGCAGTCGTGTCCCGCGGTCGGAGGGCCGTCGCCGGGGCGGCGGCCCGAACGGACGACGTGCTCGCCGCGCCGCTCCACGTCGCGGTCCTCGCCGGCGGGGACGCGGGCCGGCTCGTCGCCGTCCCGGACGGCGCGGGCCGCACCCGGGTCGACGGGCTCGACCTCCGCCGGCGCGTCTCCCGCCGTGGCGTGCGGGTCCGGGTCCGCGCACCGCGTGGCTCCCGGCGCGTGCCCGACGACGCGGCGGTCCTCGTCGCGCGGCCCGCCCGAGCAGGTCGCCGGGTCGCGTCGTGGCGCGCGGTCCGCTGGCGCGCGGGCGACGCCCTCGTCACCCCGCAGGGCGTCTACGCCCTGCGACCTCGCCCCGTCCTGGTGCACGGGCCTCGCACCGGCCCCGCCGACCCCTCGTCCGTCGACGCGGCACCGGGCCGGCCGAGCACCGGCCTCCTCGCGACCGCGGCCGCCCCCGCGGTCGCCTCGCTCGCCCTCGCCGTGACCTTCCGCCAGCCGCTCTACGCGCTGCTCGCGCTCGCCGGGCCGCTGGCGCTCCTCGTCCCCGCGCTCGTCGAGGCCCGGCGACGCCGCGCCGCGCGCCGGACCGGGCGGCGCGACGTGCCCGACCGGGACGGTGCGTCGCCTCCCGGCACCGACGGCTCCCCCGCGACGACGCCCGTCGACCCGCTACGGCCGCGGCCCGCCGACGCGCTCACCTGGGCGGCTGTCGCCCGGCTCGCACCGGCCACGGCGCTCCCCGGCACGGCTCCGCCCGGTCTCGGCGTCGGACCCGGCACCGCCGCGGCCACCCCGGTCCCGCGGGTGCGGCTCCCTGACGGGTGCGTCGCCGTCGTCGGTCCGCGCGCCGCTGCGCTCGCCGCCGCACGCGCCGTCCTCGGGGAGCTCCTGTCGACGGGCTCCGTGCCGGTCGTCCGGCACCCGCCGCACGCCGCGTCCGACTGGGCCTGGTGCGGCTGGCTCTCGCGCGCGAGCACCGTCGACTCGTTGGAGACCGTGCGACCCCCGACCGGCGCGGCGACCGTCCTGGTCGTCGACGGCGCCCTGCCCGCGGGCGAGCCGGCGCGGGCCTGGGAGCGGCTCGGGCCCGCGGGGACCGACCTGCTGCTCGTGCTCGACGACGCGGCCCGCGTCCCGGCGTGGTGCAGGACGGTCGTGGACGTGACCGGGCCGACCGCCGTGGTCACCGGCCCGGACGGAGCGCGCGCCGTGCGCGAGCACGTCGGAGCGGGCCAGGACTGGGCCGTCGCGCTCGCGCGTCGGATCGCCGCGGCGGAGCACCTCGGCCGGATCGACGGTACCGACCCGGCCGGGCGCGACCCCGGCGACCCGACCTCCCCCGGGCTGCCGGCGGACGTCGCGCTCGGCCAGCTCCTCGGCCTGCCGACGGTCCCGCGCGACCTCACCGCGTGGGTCGACGCCCGCTGGCAGGACGCGGCGCGCCGCGACGGGTCCGGCCTGCGGGCCGTGCTCGGCGTCGGCTCCGGAGGCGCGACGGTGGCCGTGGACCTCGTCCGCGACGGCCCGCACGTGCTCGTCGCCGGGACCACGGGCGCGGGCAAGTCGGAGCTCCTGCAGACCCTCGTCGCGGGGCTCGCGCTCGGGCGCTCGCCGGAGGAGCTGTCGTTCGCGCTCGTCGACTTCAAGGGCGGCGCGAGCTTCGGGGCCTGCGGGCGCCTGCCGCACGTCGTGGGCACGGTGACCGACCTCGACCCGGGACTCGCCGGCCGCGCGCTCGCCGGGCTGCGGTCCGAGCTGCGCCGGCGCGAGCACGTGCTCGCCGCGGCGGGGGCGACGAGCATCGACGAGCTGCCTCGCGGGCGCCTGCCACGGCTCGTCGTCGTGGTGGACGAGTTCCGGGCGCTCGCCGACGACCTGCCCGACCTGCTGCCCGGGCTGCTGCGCGTCGCCGCCCAGGGCCGCTCGCTCGGCGTGCACCTCGTCCTGGCGACGCAGCGGCCCGCCGGGGCGGTGAGCACCGACGTGCGGGCCAACATCACCCTGCGTCTCGCCCTGCGGGTGGTCGACGTCGCCGACTCGCGCGACGTCGTCGAGTCACCGCTCGCGGCGCTCGTCCCGGCCTCGGCGCCGGGCCGGCTCGTCCTGCGCCGGGGTGCCGAACCTCCGCTCGCGGTGCAGTGCGCCCGTGCCGGGGCGCCGACGCCCGTCCCGGCGTCGGGTGCGCGCGCCGCTCCCCCGTGGGGCGTCGCACGCGGGCGCGCCCGCGACGCCCTTCCTGCGCACGACGACGGCGACGCAGCCGGCGCGGGAGCACCCCGGCCCGCGGACGACGAGCTTCCCCGGATCGTGGCCGCGCTCCGCGAGGTCGCCGAGCGCGCCGGTCTGCGCCCGCCGCCGCCGCCGTGGCTGCCCGCCCTGCCCGACCATGTCGGTCCGGACGACCTCGCCGACGTCGCGCACGACGGCGAGGTCCGGACCGGCGACCTCCCGGAGGAGCCGTCGGACGACCCGGTGCGGTCCGGCGACGGCCGGTTCGGCCTCGCGGAGGGCGCGGCACGCAGCGCGGTCGCGACGCTGCCCGTCGCGCTCGGCGACCTCCCCGACCTCCAGCGCCGGACGGTCGTCCGCTGGGACCCGCGCGACGGGCACCTCGCGGTGCTGGGACGCGCACGCTCAGGCCGCACGACGGCCCTGCGTGCTCTGGGGTGGGCGGCCGTCGACCGCGGGTGGACGGTCCACGCCGTCGGGTCGGGGCTCGCCGACCTCGCGGCCCACCCCGGGACGGGGACCGTCGTCGACCGCGACGACCCGCGCCGCCTCGTCCGCCTCCTCCGGCTGCTGGCCGGTCACGACGACGGGCAGGAGCGGCCCCCGGGGACCGACGCCGTCGACGGGGCGCTCCTGCTCGTGGACGACGTCGACGCCGTCCGGTCGGTGCTCGCGGGACTGGCGGGCGGGGCCGGTGCAGACGCGCTCACGGACGTGCTCGCCGGCCCCGTCGCCGTCGCCGTGGGGTGCGGCGGTCCGACGGTCGCGGGGCTGTCGTCGCTGGTCGGGGTGCGTGCGGTCTTGGTGTCGCGCGACCGTCACGACGACGTGTCGCTGGGCGTGCCGGCGGCGCTCGCCGGGCGAGGAGGCCCGCCGGGGCGCGCCGTGTGGCTCGGACCCGGTGAGCCGGTCCTGTGCCAGGTCGCCCTCCCGGCGGCGCCGCCACCGGGGCCCGGTCCCGGGAGGACGACGCACCCGGCCGCCCGCACCGGGTCGGGCGCTCCCGACCGAGGCGCCCGGCCCGGCGCGTTCCGGCTCCTGCCGTTGCCCGAGCGGGTCGTGCCCGCCGAGCTCGCCTCCCTCGTCCCACGCCCCGCAGCGTCCGGACCGCGCGCGGCGGGGGCCGGCAGGCTCCAGATCCCGGTGGGCCGGGGCGGAGACGTCGCCGGCACCGTCACGCTGGACGTGTCGCGGGGAGCGCTCGTCGTCGGACCGCCCGGCTCGGGACGCACGAGCGCGCTCGTCCTCCTCGCTCGGCACCTGGCGCGCGAGGGCGTCCTCGCCGCGGTCGTCGCCCGCGACGAGACCCTCGCCGCCGCGGCAGGTCCTCCGACGATCGTCGTGCGGCGCCACGCGCCGGCGGACGTCGGCGCGCTCCTCGACGCCGTCGCCGCCGGCACGCGCACGACCGCCCGCGAGAGCCCGCAGGAGAAGGTGCCGGAGGACGGGCCGCCAGCACCGCCCGGGGTCGTGGTGGTCGACGACCTGGACGTCCTCGTCCAGCTCTGCGTGGTCGAGGGAGAGCGGCTCGCGGCGGCGTGCCGGGACGGTCTCGTGCTCCTCGCCTCCGCGACGACCGGCGGGGCCGCGTCGGCGCTGCGCGGCCCGCTCGCGGACCTGCGCGGGGTGCGCACCGGCGTGGTCCTCGCGCCGGGAGAGCGTGGCAGCACCGAGGTGTTCGGCGGCGGCCTCGAGTGGCTCGCCGAGCCGGGGCGGCCGCGGCCGGGCCGCGGGGTGCTCGTCCAGGGCGCCCGGCTCGCCCCGGTGCAGCTCGCGCTGCCCTCGGCGGACGCTCGACCGTCCAGGACGTCCCGGGACGAGCCGTCGGGGCATCAGCCCTGA
- a CDS encoding WhiB family transcriptional regulator → MDWRHRAACLDEDPELFFPIGNTGPALLQIEEAKAVCRRCDVVDTCLKWAIESGQDAGVWGGLSEDERRALKRRTARARRAG, encoded by the coding sequence ATGGACTGGCGCCACCGCGCAGCCTGCCTCGACGAAGACCCCGAGCTCTTCTTCCCGATCGGCAACACGGGCCCCGCGCTCCTGCAGATCGAGGAGGCGAAGGCCGTGTGCCGTCGCTGCGACGTCGTCGACACGTGCCTCAAGTGGGCCATCGAGTCCGGGCAGGACGCGGGCGTCTGGGGCGGCCTCTCCGAGGACGAGCGCCGCGCCCTCAAGCGCCGCACCGCGCGCGCGCGCCGCGCCGGCTGA
- a CDS encoding sensor histidine kinase encodes MSDLISRHADLSPADNEWLHLLVGDWQVISDLAFADLVLWLPTTDGNFVAVSQCRPSTGATVHYDDIVGSFAPEGQRPQLERALTEVRSQRSREPRWFGAYAVREEAIPVLHSGRAIAVVARQTNLGSGRTPSRLELNYVEAADDLIAMISRGEFPFPNAATGPRRGAPRVGDGLIRLNSEGEVLYASPNALSCFHRLGVIGPLVGRSLAEVTADLIEHQTPVDESLPLVVMGRAPWRTEIEAQRVALSLRALPLTESGQRIGAVLLCRDVSELRRRERELITKDATIREIHHRVKNNLQTVAALLRLQARRMDVPEARAALEEAMRRVATIALVHESLSQTLDEEVEFDDMVGRALRLAADVASADTSVRTVRTGSFGLVPAEDATPLALILTELVTNAVEHGLSKQDTGTVEVAVEREGSALRIVVADDGIGMPDGDVARAGKAAKSGLGTQIVRTLVTNELGGSIEWSPRPGGGTQVVLALVLRDGNRQA; translated from the coding sequence ATGAGTGACCTCATCTCCCGCCACGCCGACCTCAGCCCGGCGGACAACGAGTGGTTGCACCTGCTCGTGGGCGACTGGCAGGTGATCTCCGACCTCGCGTTCGCCGACCTCGTGCTGTGGCTCCCCACGACCGACGGCAACTTCGTCGCGGTGTCGCAGTGCCGCCCGTCGACCGGCGCGACCGTCCACTACGACGACATCGTCGGCTCGTTCGCGCCCGAGGGGCAGCGCCCCCAACTCGAGCGCGCCCTCACCGAGGTCCGCTCGCAGCGCTCGCGCGAGCCGCGCTGGTTCGGCGCGTACGCGGTCCGCGAGGAGGCCATCCCGGTCCTGCACTCCGGGCGCGCGATCGCCGTCGTGGCGCGGCAGACGAACCTCGGCAGCGGGCGCACGCCCAGCCGTCTCGAGCTCAACTACGTCGAGGCCGCGGACGACCTGATCGCGATGATCTCGCGCGGCGAGTTCCCCTTTCCCAACGCCGCGACCGGTCCGCGGCGGGGTGCCCCGCGCGTCGGCGACGGCCTCATCCGGCTGAACTCCGAGGGCGAGGTCCTCTACGCGAGCCCCAACGCGCTGAGCTGCTTCCACCGCCTCGGCGTCATCGGCCCGCTCGTCGGGCGGTCGCTCGCCGAGGTGACGGCCGACCTCATCGAGCACCAGACGCCCGTCGACGAGTCGCTCCCGCTCGTGGTCATGGGCCGGGCGCCGTGGCGCACGGAGATCGAGGCGCAGCGCGTCGCGCTCTCGCTGCGTGCGCTGCCGCTCACCGAGTCCGGCCAGCGCATCGGCGCCGTCCTGCTGTGCCGCGACGTGTCCGAGCTGCGGCGGCGCGAGCGCGAGCTCATCACCAAGGACGCGACGATCCGCGAGATCCACCACCGCGTGAAGAACAACCTCCAGACGGTCGCTGCGCTCCTGCGCCTGCAGGCCCGGCGCATGGACGTGCCCGAGGCGCGCGCCGCGCTCGAGGAGGCCATGCGCCGCGTGGCGACGATCGCCCTGGTGCACGAGAGCCTGTCGCAGACCCTCGACGAGGAGGTCGAGTTCGACGACATGGTGGGCCGGGCCCTGCGCCTCGCCGCCGACGTCGCGTCGGCGGACACGAGCGTCCGCACCGTCCGGACCGGCAGCTTCGGCCTCGTGCCCGCCGAGGACGCGACCCCGCTCGCGCTCATCCTCACCGAGCTCGTCACCAACGCCGTCGAGCACGGCCTCTCCAAGCAGGACACCGGGACCGTCGAGGTCGCGGTCGAGCGCGAGGGCTCCGCCCTGCGCATCGTGGTCGCGGACGACGGCATCGGCATGCCCGACGGCGACGTCGCCCGGGCGGGCAAGGCCGCGAAGAGCGGCCTGGGGACGCAGATCGTGCGCACGCTCGTGACGAACGAGCTCGGCGGCTCCATCGAGTGGTCGCCGCGCCCCGGCGGGGGGACGCAGGTCGTGCTCGCGCTCGTCCTGCGCGACGGCAACCGGCAGGCCTGA